A section of the Girardinichthys multiradiatus isolate DD_20200921_A chromosome 5, DD_fGirMul_XY1, whole genome shotgun sequence genome encodes:
- the LOC124868815 gene encoding lysozyme C, milk isozyme, translating to MKVLVLFAFAVLGCSLAGARLVSKCELKQHLAVVFNSLPDNIKQSGLSGDRFLAKVVCHVEQLSGFNTSAVTQLGKQSQESSESGSASNEGGKSTPPNRKQRSPQKQGGISKKDDKDTTLYGLFQLPEGLVCSDNITLPNLCGISCNKLTDDDISDDISCVVKLLTDIVKNGFMTENSKKVWNVVKQLIDDKCKNLNQYFGEC from the exons ATGAAGGTACTTGTGCTTTTTGCTTTTGCTGTGCTGGGCTGCAGCCTGGCTGGAGCTCGACTTGTGTCCAAATGTGAGCTGAAGCAGCACCTTGCGGTGGTTTTCAACTCCCTGCCGGACAACATAAAGCAATCAGGACTGAGTGGAGACAGATTCTTGGCCAAGG TGGTCTGTCATGTGGAGCAGCTTTCAGGCTTTAACACCAGTGCTGTGACTCAGCTGGGAAAACAGAGTCAGGAGTCGAGTGAGAGTGGATCTGCATCTAATGAGGGGGGCAAGAGCACGCCCCCTAATCGCAAACAACGGTCCCCGCAAAAACAGGGGGGAATAAGCAAGAAGGACGATAAAGATACGACTCTTTACGGCCTTTTCCAACTCCCAGAAGGCCTGGTTTGCAGCGACAACATCACATTACCCAATCTGTGTGGCATCAGTTGCAACA AACTAACTGATGATGATATTTCTGATGACATCAGCTGTGTGGTGAAGCTCCTCACTGATATTGT CAAAAATGGCTTTATGACGGAGAACTCAAAGAAGGTTTGGAATGT TGTCAAGCAACTCATAGACGACAAGTGCAAGAATCTTAATCAGTACTTCGGTGAATGCTGA
- the LOC124868558 gene encoding uncharacterized protein LOC124868558 translates to MKVCLLLGLFVVALLPSLSESRIVSKCELKDKLGEEINLPKKLKSHDDEILSIIICEIFRRSNGNTSLVNVDGIRHPLATAQPTTGRSEPETTKTMAAASVSIRKKQRAPSRKSPDSQESLNDMENRFDEEQMQQDDERMSKEGSSDEDRSSYQQDPNKITLWSLGYYGVFQLRDSHFCDSGYRWSRNLCQKSCSDFTDDDITDDIECFINSNYHWFLFRTLSHECFNDRKTFLHDCS, encoded by the exons ATGAAGGTGTGCCTGCTGTTGGGTCTGTTTGTGGTGGCACTGCTACCCAGCCTTTCCGAAAGTCGGATTGTCTCCAAATGTGAGCTGAAGGACAAACTTGGGGAGGAAATCAACCTGCCTAAAAAGCTTAAGAGTCATGATGATGAAATCCTGTCAATAA TTATCTGTGAGATCTTTAGGAGGTCTAATGGGAATACCAGCCTGGTCAATGTAGATGGTATCCGCCATCCCTTGGCCACAGCCCAGCCAACAACTGGAAGAAGTGAACCAGAAACCACCAAAACAATGGCAGCAGCGTCTGTCAGCATCAGAAAAAAGCAAAGAGCTCCTTCCAGAAAAAGTCCTGATTCACAGGAATCACTTAATGATATGGAAAACAGGTTTGATGAGGAACAGATGCAGCAAGATGATGAGCGCATGAGCAAGGAGGGCAGCTCTGATGAGGACAGATCCTCATATCAACAGGATCCCAACAAGATAACTCTCTGGTCCCTCGGCTATTATGGTGTCTTCCAGCTGAGAGACAGCCATTTTTGTGATTCTGGTTACCGTTGGTCCAGGAATCTGTGCCAGAAATCTTGCTCAG ATTTTACTGATGACGACATAACAGATGACATTGAGTGCTTCATCAACTCTAACTACCACTG gtttctctTCAGGACTCTCTCTCACGAGTGTTTcaatgacagaaaaacattccTACATGATTGTTCTTAG